Proteins encoded within one genomic window of Sphingosinicella ginsenosidimutans:
- a CDS encoding isoprenyl transferase codes for MSVATAPLGSDPDNRARAPAVPRHVAIIMDGNGRWAKARGLPRAAGHRAGAEAARKALRAAGEAGVECLTLYAFSSENWRRPKTEIADLTGLLRFYVQRELNSLHREGIRLRILGDHRAFESDVARMVDAAVEKTAGNSRMTLAIALNYGARGELVGAMRQLAGEVAAGRLAPDQIDEARIDAALDTGGLPPLDLMIRTSGERRLSNFLLWQVAYSELLFVDTLWPDFDEAAMEAALADYARRERRYGGL; via the coding sequence GTGAGCGTCGCGACGGCCCCGCTCGGGTCGGATCCGGACAATCGCGCGCGGGCGCCGGCGGTGCCGCGCCATGTCGCCATCATCATGGACGGCAACGGGCGCTGGGCGAAGGCGCGGGGATTGCCGCGCGCCGCCGGTCACCGCGCCGGTGCGGAAGCCGCGCGCAAGGCGCTTCGCGCGGCGGGCGAGGCCGGGGTCGAGTGCCTCACCCTCTATGCCTTTTCCTCGGAGAACTGGCGCCGCCCGAAGACCGAGATCGCGGATCTCACCGGCCTTCTTCGCTTCTACGTCCAGCGTGAGCTCAACAGCCTCCACCGCGAGGGAATCCGCCTTCGCATCCTCGGCGACCACAGGGCCTTTGAAAGCGACGTCGCGCGGATGGTCGATGCGGCGGTCGAGAAGACGGCCGGCAACAGCCGCATGACGCTTGCGATCGCCCTCAATTACGGGGCGCGCGGCGAGCTGGTCGGAGCGATGCGCCAGCTCGCCGGGGAGGTCGCCGCCGGGCGGCTGGCCCCGGACCAGATCGACGAAGCGCGGATCGATGCGGCGCTCGACACCGGCGGCCTGCCCCCGCTCGATCTGATGATCCGCACGTCGGGCGAACGGCGGCTGTCCAACTTCCTGCTGTGGCAGGTCGCTTATTCCGAGCTGCTGTTCGTCGACACGCTGTGGCCCGATTTCGACGAGGCAGCGATGGAGGCGGCGCTCGCGGACTATGCGCGGCGCGAGCGGCGCTACGGGGGCTTATGA
- a CDS encoding phosphatidate cytidylyltransferase, giving the protein MSETPAAKASSDLSTRFIAGIVMAAVALTAVWYGGWALRGLVALAAVVMMIEWCALHRVPRLWAWIGGVLLAALLLGGIEYLYPDALPPLDQDSELAIDPDDFFFAFYAFAVVAGAAVLLAAGARRIAAGWGFAYVAIPAFALLVLSWAYNGLVFWVMGVTWATDIFAYFAGRSIGGPKLAPRVSPNKTWAGLIGGMIGAGLVGWGVALLFDLGMPFVWIGAPMAIVAQGGDLYESWVKRRAGVKDSGAILPGHGGVLDRLDGLLPVSLATFLLLAAGLWTG; this is encoded by the coding sequence ATGAGCGAAACGCCGGCCGCGAAGGCGTCCTCGGACCTTTCGACCCGCTTCATCGCCGGGATCGTCATGGCGGCCGTCGCGCTGACTGCCGTCTGGTATGGCGGGTGGGCGTTGCGCGGGCTCGTCGCGCTCGCCGCGGTGGTCATGATGATCGAATGGTGCGCCCTGCACCGCGTGCCCCGGCTGTGGGCCTGGATCGGCGGCGTCCTGCTCGCTGCCCTGCTGCTCGGCGGGATCGAATATCTCTATCCGGACGCGCTGCCACCGCTCGATCAGGACAGCGAGCTGGCGATCGACCCCGACGATTTCTTCTTCGCTTTCTACGCCTTTGCGGTGGTCGCGGGAGCCGCAGTGCTGCTTGCCGCCGGCGCCCGGCGCATCGCCGCCGGTTGGGGTTTCGCCTATGTCGCCATTCCAGCCTTCGCTCTGCTGGTGCTGAGCTGGGCCTATAACGGCCTCGTCTTCTGGGTGATGGGCGTGACCTGGGCGACCGACATCTTCGCCTATTTCGCCGGTCGGTCGATCGGCGGGCCGAAGCTCGCACCAAGGGTCAGCCCGAACAAGACCTGGGCGGGGCTGATCGGCGGGATGATCGGCGCTGGCCTCGTCGGCTGGGGCGTCGCGCTGCTTTTCGATCTCGGCATGCCGTTCGTCTGGATCGGCGCGCCGATGGCGATCGTGGCGCAGGGCGGCGATCTTTACGAAAGCTGGGTGAAGCGCCGCGCCGGGGTGAAGGACAGCGGGGCGATCCTGCCTGGACATGGCGGCGTCCTCGACCGGCTCGACGGGCTGCTTCCCGTGTCGCTGGCGACCTTCCTGCTGCTGGCCGCGGGATTGTGGACCGGCTGA
- a CDS encoding 1-deoxy-D-xylulose-5-phosphate reductoisomerase — MRSVTILGATGSVGRSTLDLIAREPESFDVLALTARGDVEGLIGLAREVRPRRAVIGDERHYPRLKEGLADTGVEAVAGSGAIVEAAGAGADWTMAAIVGTAGLEPVMRALEGGRTVALANKESLVSAGDLMTRAAAASGATLLPVDSEHNAVFQCLDHLRPEGVRRIILTASGGPFRTWSLDEMRGVTPAQAVAHPNWSMGAKISVDSATLMNKGLELIEAFHLFPVGADALDAVIHPQSIVHSLVEYVDGSLLAQLGPPDMRVPIAHALAWPARMETPCQRLDLVSIGKLDFEAPDMVRFPALALARQALTDGGAKPAVLNAANEVAVASFLESRIGFLDIASVVGDVLAACDPPAPGSIDAVLEIDREARRMAAEVAREYQI, encoded by the coding sequence ATGCGTTCGGTCACCATCCTCGGCGCGACTGGATCGGTGGGTCGATCGACGCTCGACCTGATCGCGCGGGAACCGGAGTCGTTCGACGTTCTCGCGCTCACGGCGCGCGGCGATGTCGAGGGGCTGATCGGTCTTGCGCGGGAGGTCCGCCCGCGCCGCGCGGTGATCGGCGACGAACGCCATTATCCACGGCTGAAGGAAGGGCTGGCGGACACCGGAGTCGAGGCGGTGGCCGGCTCCGGCGCGATCGTCGAGGCCGCCGGCGCCGGGGCCGACTGGACGATGGCCGCGATCGTCGGCACGGCGGGGCTCGAGCCGGTGATGCGCGCGCTCGAGGGCGGGCGCACGGTGGCGCTCGCCAACAAGGAATCCCTCGTCTCGGCGGGCGACCTGATGACTCGCGCGGCAGCCGCAAGCGGCGCCACCCTGCTGCCCGTCGACTCCGAGCATAATGCGGTGTTCCAGTGCCTCGACCATCTGCGGCCGGAGGGGGTGCGACGGATCATCCTCACCGCCAGCGGCGGCCCGTTCCGGACCTGGAGCCTGGACGAGATGCGCGGCGTGACCCCGGCGCAGGCCGTCGCCCATCCCAACTGGTCGATGGGTGCGAAGATCTCGGTCGATTCCGCGACACTGATGAACAAGGGGCTGGAGCTGATCGAGGCGTTCCACCTGTTTCCGGTCGGCGCCGATGCGCTCGACGCGGTGATCCATCCCCAATCCATCGTCCACAGCCTCGTCGAATATGTGGATGGCTCGCTGCTCGCCCAACTGGGACCGCCCGACATGCGGGTGCCGATCGCCCATGCGCTCGCCTGGCCGGCGCGAATGGAGACGCCGTGCCAGCGGCTCGATCTGGTGAGCATCGGCAAGCTCGACTTCGAAGCGCCCGATATGGTCCGGTTTCCAGCCCTGGCTCTCGCCCGCCAGGCGCTGACCGACGGGGGCGCGAAGCCGGCGGTTCTCAATGCCGCGAACGAGGTGGCGGTCGCATCTTTCCTTGAAAGCCGGATCGGTTTCCTCGATATCGCATCGGTGGTCGGCGACGTGCTGGCCGCCTGTGACCCGCCGGCGCCCGGGTCGATCGATGCGGTGCTCGAGATCGATCGAGAGGCCCGACGCATGGCCGCCGAGGTGGCGCGAGAGTATCAGATTTGA
- the rseP gene encoding RIP metalloprotease RseP — protein sequence MSSPGFFFTVLAFLLCIGPLVFVHELGHYFVGRWFGVKAETFSIGFGREILGWTDRRGTRWKVGWLPMGGYVRFAGDMNAASTPSDEWLSLPAEERAKTFQAKGVWQRFLIVLAGPATNFLFAFFAFMAIFAINGLPTSPPVIGGVVAGSAADEAGIAPGDHVVAIDGHALETYADLAAYVALRPEQRLIFRIQRGSRIEEVPVTIRADTARDEFGNSARVGRLGVVGTMIFSKVPVTELPGASLRAIAGSLEAMVAVLSQVATGERSVRELGGPLKIAEVSGQQASLGWINFFALMTIVSINLGFINLLPIPLLDGGHLLFYLIEGVRRRPLKPEAQEWAFRAGLTVLLALMVFVTFNDLASFGLFTKLGGLIG from the coding sequence TTGAGCAGTCCCGGCTTCTTCTTCACCGTCCTCGCCTTCCTGCTGTGTATCGGCCCGCTCGTCTTCGTCCATGAGCTTGGCCATTATTTCGTCGGCCGCTGGTTCGGGGTGAAGGCGGAGACGTTCTCCATCGGCTTCGGACGGGAAATCCTCGGCTGGACCGACAGAAGAGGGACGCGCTGGAAGGTGGGCTGGCTGCCGATGGGCGGCTATGTGCGCTTCGCCGGCGACATGAACGCCGCCTCGACCCCATCGGACGAGTGGCTGTCGCTCCCCGCCGAGGAGCGCGCGAAGACCTTCCAGGCCAAGGGGGTGTGGCAGCGCTTCCTGATCGTGCTGGCCGGTCCGGCGACGAATTTCCTGTTCGCCTTCTTCGCCTTCATGGCGATCTTCGCGATCAACGGTCTTCCGACCAGCCCCCCTGTCATTGGCGGCGTCGTCGCCGGGAGCGCCGCCGACGAGGCCGGCATTGCCCCGGGCGACCACGTCGTGGCGATCGACGGTCATGCGCTGGAAACCTACGCCGATCTGGCCGCCTACGTCGCCTTGCGTCCGGAACAGCGGCTGATCTTCCGGATTCAGCGGGGATCGCGCATCGAAGAGGTCCCGGTCACGATCCGTGCCGACACGGCCCGCGACGAATTCGGCAATAGCGCCCGGGTCGGGCGTCTCGGCGTCGTCGGCACGATGATCTTCTCCAAGGTTCCGGTCACCGAGCTTCCGGGCGCCTCGCTGCGCGCGATCGCGGGCTCGCTCGAGGCGATGGTGGCCGTGCTCAGCCAGGTCGCGACCGGGGAGCGATCGGTGCGCGAGCTCGGCGGCCCGCTCAAGATCGCCGAGGTCTCCGGCCAGCAGGCGAGCCTCGGCTGGATCAACTTCTTCGCTCTGATGACGATCGTCTCAATTAATCTGGGATTCATCAACCTCTTGCCAATCCCGTTGCTGGACGGCGGACACCTGTTGTTCTACCTGATCGAGGGAGTGAGGCGCAGACCGTTGAAGCCGGAAGCGCAGGAATGGGCATTCCGGGCCGGCCTCACGGTCCTGCTGGCGCTGATGGTTTTCGTGACATTTAACGACTTGGCCTCTTTTGGGCTCTTTACCAAGCTTGGCGGCTTGATCGGCTGA
- the bamA gene encoding outer membrane protein assembly factor BamA: MNAHKVFPAARRFSAALLVGTILGGMIAPAAVAQTAPGDAAQSPAGQESTAPTPPPSQPAGPGQPRGAGAELPPPPAAPAAPSVTRQIHSLTVTGSQRLEQETVLSYTSLRVGENYDDEKLDQALHDLLSTELFADVTIAGVETGDIVIRVRENPVINRIVLEGNHRIKDDKITPEIRLAPRQIFTRSRARADVARIIELYRRQGRYAASVDPQIVQLDQNRVDVVFVINEGPRSRVRTINIIGNEHFGDGRLIREMATREHRWWNIFSSADTYDPDRLAFDQQKLRQFYLTQGYADFRVQSAVAELTPDRRDFIITYVIDEGQRYRFGPVTVDSDIRDLDAASMQRRLPMHEGDWYNAKQVEDTVDSLNQLSGLFGYAFSDVRPQFHRDAEHRTMGVNFHVAETPRVYVERVDISGNTTTRDKVIRREFRLAEGDPFSSVQVRRSRDRIQSLGFFQDNLEIRQEQGTTPDRIVLGVDVQERATGQLQLSAGYSSLERFLINAAITQRNFMGRGQEVRAQVNWSSYSKSVEFGFTEPYLFDRNLALGFDLFRRDLNAFNFIGNSRQTTYGQISTGGQVRLGVPLTETINLALRYGLTYDQITLNQNVYFSDPDGTGPLPPVCDPLLAGRYLCDVIGNRVTSSVGYSLLYSTLNNYIHPTRGARLLFSQDFAGVGGDTRYLRTVVRGAKYWNVFNNFIFSISLEGGYIRALQKADSPDDDPVRLTDRFFLGSPQIRGFDIRGVGPRIQRRQYQVDADGNAVLDSNGNPLFVTGNNNILDDAIGGRAYYLGRAELEIPLGAGARDLGLRPSIFADIGAVFGVRRPALQDVAPGSPLTQIECTAADGTVQLVPPSAGSCPTNFTLTRNPVTPFREVFLGDTPRPRISVGFGVNWNSPFGPFRIDIARALVSAPGDDTKLITFNVGTAF; this comes from the coding sequence GTGAACGCACACAAGGTATTTCCGGCGGCTCGTAGATTTTCTGCCGCGCTGCTGGTCGGCACGATCCTGGGGGGGATGATCGCGCCCGCCGCGGTTGCGCAGACGGCGCCCGGCGATGCGGCGCAGTCGCCCGCTGGACAGGAAAGCACGGCGCCGACGCCCCCGCCGAGCCAGCCCGCCGGCCCCGGTCAGCCACGCGGCGCCGGCGCGGAATTGCCGCCGCCTCCCGCTGCGCCCGCCGCGCCGAGCGTCACGCGCCAGATTCATTCCCTTACCGTGACCGGGAGCCAGCGGCTCGAACAGGAGACCGTGCTCTCCTACACCTCCCTCCGGGTGGGCGAGAATTACGACGACGAAAAGCTTGATCAGGCGCTGCACGACCTGCTTTCGACCGAGCTTTTCGCCGACGTCACCATCGCCGGCGTCGAAACCGGCGATATCGTCATCCGCGTGCGCGAGAACCCGGTGATCAACCGGATCGTCCTTGAGGGCAATCATCGCATCAAGGACGACAAGATCACCCCGGAGATCCGGCTCGCGCCGCGCCAGATCTTCACCCGCTCGCGCGCCCGCGCCGATGTCGCCCGGATCATCGAGCTCTATCGTCGCCAGGGGCGCTACGCCGCCAGTGTCGATCCGCAGATCGTTCAGCTCGACCAGAACCGTGTCGATGTCGTCTTCGTGATCAACGAAGGGCCCAGATCGCGCGTGCGCACGATCAACATCATCGGCAACGAGCATTTCGGCGACGGTCGCCTGATCCGCGAGATGGCGACCCGCGAGCATCGCTGGTGGAACATCTTCAGCTCCGCCGACACCTATGATCCGGACCGGCTCGCCTTCGACCAGCAGAAGCTTCGGCAATTCTACCTGACGCAGGGTTATGCCGATTTCCGCGTCCAGTCCGCCGTCGCCGAGCTGACGCCCGACCGGCGCGACTTCATCATCACCTATGTGATCGATGAAGGGCAGCGCTATCGCTTCGGGCCGGTCACCGTGGACAGCGACATCCGCGATCTCGACGCCGCGTCGATGCAGCGCCGCCTGCCGATGCATGAGGGCGACTGGTACAATGCCAAGCAGGTCGAGGACACGGTCGACAGCCTCAACCAGCTCTCCGGTCTTTTCGGCTACGCCTTCTCGGACGTGCGGCCGCAATTCCATCGCGATGCCGAGCATCGCACGATGGGGGTCAACTTCCATGTCGCCGAGACGCCGCGCGTCTATGTCGAGCGCGTCGACATTTCCGGCAACACGACGACGCGTGACAAGGTGATCCGGCGCGAATTCCGGCTTGCAGAAGGCGATCCGTTCAGCTCGGTCCAGGTGCGGCGCTCGCGCGATCGCATCCAGTCGCTCGGCTTCTTCCAGGACAATCTCGAAATCCGGCAGGAGCAGGGGACGACGCCGGATCGAATTGTCCTCGGGGTCGATGTTCAGGAGCGCGCGACCGGCCAGCTCCAGCTGTCGGCAGGCTATTCGAGCCTCGAGCGCTTCCTCATCAACGCCGCGATCACCCAGCGCAACTTCATGGGTCGCGGGCAGGAGGTGCGCGCCCAGGTCAACTGGTCGAGCTATTCGAAATCGGTCGAGTTCGGCTTCACCGAGCCCTATCTGTTCGATCGCAATCTCGCGCTCGGCTTCGATCTGTTCCGGCGTGATCTCAACGCCTTCAACTTCATCGGAAATTCGCGCCAGACGACCTACGGCCAGATCTCCACCGGCGGCCAGGTGCGGCTCGGCGTTCCGCTGACGGAAACCATCAATCTCGCACTTCGATACGGGCTGACCTACGATCAGATCACGCTCAACCAGAACGTCTATTTTTCGGATCCGGACGGCACGGGGCCGCTGCCGCCGGTTTGCGATCCGCTGCTTGCCGGGCGTTATCTGTGCGATGTGATCGGCAATCGGGTGACGTCGTCCGTCGGCTATTCGCTGCTCTACAGCACGCTCAACAATTACATCCATCCGACCCGCGGCGCGCGGCTCCTGTTCAGCCAGGACTTCGCCGGTGTCGGCGGTGACACGCGCTATCTCAGGACCGTGGTCCGCGGCGCGAAATATTGGAATGTCTTCAACAACTTCATCTTTTCGATCAGCCTCGAGGGCGGATATATCCGCGCACTCCAGAAAGCGGATTCGCCGGATGACGATCCGGTTCGCCTGACCGATCGCTTCTTCCTGGGCAGCCCGCAGATCCGCGGCTTCGATATCCGCGGCGTTGGTCCGCGCATCCAGCGTCGGCAGTATCAGGTCGATGCGGACGGAAATGCGGTGCTCGACTCGAACGGCAATCCGCTCTTCGTCACGGGCAACAACAATATCCTCGATGACGCGATCGGCGGCCGGGCCTATTATCTTGGCCGCGCGGAGCTTGAAATTCCGCTTGGCGCCGGTGCCCGTGACCTTGGCCTCAGGCCGTCGATCTTTGCCGACATCGGCGCGGTGTTCGGCGTGCGGCGGCCCGCGCTCCAGGATGTCGCCCCGGGCTCGCCGCTGACCCAGATCGAATGCACGGCGGCGGACGGGACGGTCCAGCTCGTTCCGCCCTCGGCGGGCAGCTGCCCGACAAACTTCACGCTGACCCGAAACCCGGTCACGCCGTTCCGCGAGGTCTTCCTCGGCGATACGCCGCGGCCGCGCATCTCGGTCGGCTTCGGCGTTAACTGGAATTCGCCGTTCGGGCCGTTCCGCATCGATATCGCACGTGCGCTGGTGAGCGCTCCGGGCGACGACACGAAACTTATCACCTTCAACGTAGGGACTGCATTCTGA
- a CDS encoding OmpH family outer membrane protein, with the protein MNKFTLGAAGAALALALPFAAQAQQLPPAVIAVVDTDRVIRECTVCVAANTQLQQQLQQLQARAQQLAAPLRTEGQAIQAAISALPQGQQPDAALQTRIRNYETNQQNAQQEVQQQQQTIERNRNFVLQQIGQRLQPAVQQVMTQRGANVALDVNAALGAAPTLDVTAAVLAVVNQNTAPLNVTAPPPQQQPAAQAPATPAPATTTPQRPRPQGR; encoded by the coding sequence ATGAACAAATTCACTCTCGGCGCGGCCGGTGCCGCGCTTGCCCTGGCCCTTCCGTTCGCCGCCCAGGCGCAACAGCTGCCGCCGGCCGTGATCGCCGTCGTCGATACCGATCGCGTCATCCGCGAGTGCACCGTGTGCGTCGCCGCCAACACGCAGCTCCAGCAGCAGCTTCAGCAGCTTCAGGCCCGCGCGCAGCAGCTCGCGGCGCCGCTTCGGACCGAAGGTCAGGCGATCCAGGCTGCGATCAGTGCGCTGCCGCAGGGCCAGCAGCCCGATGCGGCGCTGCAGACCCGCATCCGCAATTACGAAACCAACCAGCAGAACGCGCAGCAGGAAGTCCAGCAGCAGCAGCAGACGATCGAGCGTAACCGCAATTTCGTCCTGCAGCAGATCGGCCAGCGCCTGCAGCCGGCGGTGCAGCAGGTGATGACGCAGCGGGGCGCCAATGTCGCGCTCGACGTCAATGCCGCGCTCGGCGCCGCGCCGACGCTCGACGTGACCGCGGCCGTCCTTGCGGTCGTCAACCAGAACACCGCGCCGCTCAACGTCACCGCGCCGCCGCCTCAGCAGCAGCCGGCCGCGCAGGCGCCGGCTACGCCCGCACCGGCGACGACGACTCCGCAGCGGCCACGCCCGCAGGGCCGCTGA
- the fabZ gene encoding 3-hydroxyacyl-ACP dehydratase FabZ, whose translation MSEASGAAVAPLDIRRVMAALPHRFPMLLVDRVEELVVDERIVATKAVTINEPFFAGHFPGRPIMPGVLIVEALAQAAGVLAVESLGLAGSGKLVYFMAIDGAKFRMPVEPGVLLSLEVEFVQKRTSVCKFAGRALVGGKLAAEANFTAMIADPPTD comes from the coding sequence ATGAGCGAGGCTTCGGGCGCCGCCGTCGCGCCGCTGGATATCCGGCGGGTGATGGCGGCGCTGCCGCATCGCTTTCCGATGCTCCTCGTCGACCGGGTCGAGGAGCTTGTCGTCGACGAACGAATCGTCGCGACCAAGGCGGTGACGATCAACGAACCCTTCTTCGCCGGTCATTTTCCGGGCCGGCCGATCATGCCCGGCGTGCTCATCGTCGAGGCCTTGGCGCAGGCGGCCGGGGTCCTCGCCGTCGAAAGCCTCGGCCTCGCCGGATCGGGCAAGCTCGTCTATTTCATGGCGATCGACGGCGCGAAGTTCCGTATGCCGGTGGAGCCGGGTGTGCTTCTCAGCCTCGAGGTGGAATTCGTGCAGAAGCGCACCAGCGTCTGCAAGTTCGCGGGCCGGGCCCTGGTCGGCGGCAAGCTCGCCGCCGAGGCCAATTTCACGGCGATGATCGCCGATCCGCCGACCGACTGA
- a CDS encoding ABC transporter ATP-binding protein: MTALLEAHGLSLPGRLHGADLALAPGTLTCIVGPNGSGKTSLLHAIAGIGRPKGRIVVDGEDPDGLSPARRARMLGYLPAARDLDWPLMARDLVALGGASTEEIADALRTLDLEHVADRRLDRLSTGERSRVLIARVLAPRPRLLLLDEPTANLDPLWQIRLMEMLKAAVAANRQAALVAIHDLDAAVRFADRMLVMKGGAIVADGAPAEVIDSAHIRDVFGIEKSGGLWRPVSRSADRRSSP; encoded by the coding sequence ATGACCGCCTTGCTCGAAGCCCATGGCCTGTCGCTGCCCGGCCGCCTCCACGGGGCCGATCTCGCGCTCGCGCCGGGCACCCTCACCTGCATTGTCGGCCCCAATGGCAGCGGCAAGACCAGCCTCCTCCACGCCATCGCCGGCATCGGTCGTCCGAAGGGGCGGATCGTCGTCGACGGCGAGGATCCGGACGGCCTTTCCCCGGCACGGCGTGCCCGGATGCTCGGCTACCTCCCCGCGGCGCGCGATCTCGATTGGCCGCTGATGGCGCGCGATCTCGTCGCACTCGGCGGCGCGTCGACGGAGGAAATCGCCGACGCGCTCCGCACGCTCGACCTCGAACATGTCGCGGATCGGCGGCTCGACCGGCTGTCGACCGGGGAACGCAGCCGGGTGCTGATCGCCCGCGTGCTGGCGCCTCGCCCAAGGCTGCTCTTGCTCGACGAGCCGACCGCCAACCTCGATCCGCTCTGGCAGATCCGTCTCATGGAAATGCTGAAGGCGGCTGTTGCCGCGAACCGCCAGGCGGCGCTGGTTGCGATTCACGACCTCGACGCGGCCGTTCGTTTCGCCGATCGGATGCTCGTGATGAAGGGCGGTGCAATCGTCGCCGATGGCGCGCCGGCCGAGGTCATCGACAGCGCGCACATCCGCGACGTGTTCGGGATCGAGAAGTCCGGGGGCCTGTGGCGACCGGTCAGTCGGTCGGCGGATCGGCGATCATCGCCGTGA
- a CDS encoding FecCD family ABC transporter permease — MTRRLLLVSLVLALFIFSLALPWSDLGALMAQDRDLGWAVLVDLRLPRALLAIFYGAMLGASGAAIQALFANPLASPDLTGTTSGAALGAVVTAYLFGFSAPLALSAGAVIGALGALVLLLALAGPRAETATLLLAGLAISALAGALTTLALALAPSPFAFYDAYDWLMGSLVDRSLAQAAFAGLPALLAIALLLRLAPALDALALGEEVAQSLGHNLASVRLQAICISAFGVGACVAICGAIGFIGLVAPIFARRLTGGHPGRAVLPAALIGAGLLTVADLAVRAAPLGRTLPIGVATALVGAPFFLWLVAHMRWRLRP; from the coding sequence ATGACGCGACGGCTTCTTCTTGTCTCTTTGGTGCTGGCGCTCTTCATATTCTCGCTCGCCTTGCCGTGGAGCGATCTGGGCGCGCTCATGGCCCAAGATCGTGATCTCGGCTGGGCCGTTCTGGTCGATCTTCGCCTGCCGCGCGCGCTGCTGGCGATCTTTTATGGGGCGATGCTCGGCGCGTCGGGGGCGGCGATCCAGGCGCTGTTCGCCAATCCGCTCGCGTCGCCGGACCTCACCGGAACGACAAGCGGCGCGGCGCTCGGCGCAGTCGTCACTGCTTATCTCTTCGGCTTTTCAGCGCCGCTCGCGCTCTCGGCCGGAGCAGTGATCGGAGCGCTCGGCGCGCTCGTTCTGCTGCTCGCACTGGCCGGACCACGCGCGGAGACGGCGACCTTGCTGCTCGCCGGACTCGCGATCAGCGCGCTCGCCGGTGCACTGACGACGCTCGCGCTGGCGCTCGCCCCCTCCCCCTTCGCCTTCTACGATGCCTATGACTGGCTGATGGGCTCGCTGGTCGATCGCAGCCTTGCGCAAGCGGCGTTCGCGGGTCTCCCCGCCTTGCTCGCCATCGCGCTGTTGCTTCGGCTCGCCCCCGCGCTCGATGCGCTCGCGCTTGGCGAGGAAGTGGCGCAATCGCTCGGCCACAATCTCGCGTCGGTGCGCCTCCAGGCCATCTGCATCAGCGCCTTCGGGGTCGGTGCATGTGTCGCGATCTGCGGCGCGATCGGCTTCATCGGGCTGGTCGCGCCGATTTTCGCGCGGCGTTTGACCGGCGGGCATCCCGGCCGCGCCGTCCTGCCGGCGGCTTTGATCGGCGCAGGTTTGCTGACCGTTGCCGATCTGGCGGTGCGAGCGGCGCCGCTCGGCCGGACCCTGCCGATCGGGGTCGCGACCGCTCTGGTCGGCGCACCCTTCTTCCTCTGGCTGGTCGCCCATATGCGCTGGCGGCTGCGGCCATGA
- a CDS encoding ABC transporter substrate-binding protein, which produces MALASPAAASPRRVASLNLCTDELVLAIAAPDQIVSVTHLSQDEAETPMWRRGRQYARNDGSLLSAVALRPDLVVTMGGGVRDRSAIAARLGIPTLDLPFAASLDDVEANIRRVAAALGQPARGAALIRRIESLRATAPRRRADSIWLGGGGRTVNPAGLEAQWMALAGLAQRPMRGDRVSLETLIVHPPAVLLRSDYRRGQYSNSQRWLDNPAVRHARASRTIATDGRLWTCMGPLLINEVERLRRELAR; this is translated from the coding sequence ATGGCGCTGGCCTCCCCCGCCGCGGCGAGCCCGCGGCGGGTCGCGTCGCTGAACCTGTGCACGGACGAGCTGGTGCTGGCGATCGCAGCGCCGGACCAAATCGTCTCCGTGACCCACCTCTCGCAGGACGAGGCGGAAACGCCGATGTGGCGGCGGGGTCGGCAGTACGCGCGCAACGACGGGAGCCTGCTCTCCGCGGTCGCTTTGCGGCCAGACCTGGTCGTCACCATGGGCGGCGGGGTGCGCGATCGCAGCGCCATCGCGGCGCGGCTCGGCATCCCGACGCTGGACCTGCCCTTCGCCGCGAGCCTGGATGATGTCGAGGCCAATATCCGCCGCGTCGCCGCCGCGCTCGGCCAGCCGGCACGGGGCGCGGCGCTGATCCGGCGCATCGAATCGCTGCGCGCCACCGCGCCCCGCCGGCGGGCGGATTCGATCTGGCTGGGCGGCGGCGGACGGACGGTGAATCCCGCCGGACTGGAGGCCCAGTGGATGGCGCTCGCAGGGCTCGCCCAGCGCCCGATGCGCGGCGATCGGGTGTCCCTCGAAACCCTGATCGTCCATCCCCCTGCGGTTTTGCTCCGCAGCGATTATCGGCGGGGTCAATATTCCAATTCCCAACGCTGGCTCGACAATCCCGCGGTGCGCCACGCCCGCGCCAGCCGGACGATCGCGACCGACGGGCGGCTGTGGACCTGCATGGGACCGCTTCTCATCAACGAGGTGGAGCGATTGCGGCGGGAGCTGGCCCGATGA